A single window of Athene noctua chromosome 1, bAthNoc1.hap1.1, whole genome shotgun sequence DNA harbors:
- the TSTD1 gene encoding thiosulfate:glutathione sulfurtransferase: protein MGAGGWGWWRAARALRAASGGWWRAAAPGPGAAGASSRGLCAGEVPSLSYRELKDLKKTNVLHIDVRERWEIDRFGKIPASVNIPLGELVEALQMDPAEFKEQYNQKMPSKSDPVVFSCLAGKRSKQALAFATSLGFSRVQQYAGGFEDWVKHEPPEEK from the exons AtgggggccgggggctggggctggtggcgGGCGGCGCGGGCCCTGCGGGCGGCCAGCGGCGGCTggtggcgggcggcagcgccgg GTCCCGGGGCGgcgggtgccagcagccgcggccTCTGCGCCGGCGAAGTGCCGAGCCTTTCCTACCGAGAGCTCAAAGACTTGAAGAAGACCAACGTCCTCCACATAGACGTGCGGGAGAGGTGGGAGATCGACAGATTTGGAAAAATCCCGGCGTCTGTCAACATACCGC TGGGTGAATTAGTGGAAGCTCTACAGATGGACCCAGCGGAGTTCAAGGAGCAGTACAACCAAAAGATGCCATCCAAATCAGACCCTgtggttttttcctgtttggctGGAAAAAGAAGTAAACAAGCACTTGCTTTTGCCACGTCCTTGGGTTTCAGCAG AGTTCAGCAATATGCTGGTGGCTTTGAGGATTGGGTAAAACATGAACCTCCAGAGGAAAAATGA
- the CCNC gene encoding cyclin-C isoform X3, producing the protein MAPTCVFLASKVEEFGVVSNTRLISAATSVLKTRFSYAFPKEFPYRMNHILECEFYLLELMDCCLIVYHPYRPLLQYVQDMGQEDMLLPLAWRIVNDTYRTDLCLLYPPFMIALACLHVACVVQQKDARQWFAELSVDMEKILEIIRVILKLYEQWKNFDERKEMATILSKMPKPKPPPNSEGEQGPNGSQNSSYSQS; encoded by the exons gaatttGGTGTTGTTTCAAATACAAGGTTGATTTCTGCTGCTACTTCTGTAT TGAAAACTAGGTTTTCGTATGCCTTTCCGAAGGAGTTTCCTTATAGGATGAATCAT ATACTAGAATGTGAATTCTATCTCTTAGAATTAATg GACTGCTGTTTGATAGTATATCATCCTTACAGACCTTTGCTCCAATATGTGCAAGATATGGGCCAAGAAGACATGCTGCTACCTCTCGCATG GAGGATAGTGAATGACACATATAGAACTGATCTTTGTCTGCTGTACCCTCCTTTCATGATAGCTCTAG CTTGCCTACACGTGGCCTGTGTTGTCCAGCAGAAGGATGCAAGGCAATGGTTTGCTGAGCTATCTGTTGATATGGAAAAG atTTTAGAAATAATCAGGGTTATTCTGAAACTGTATGAGCAGTGGAAGAACTTTGATGAGAGGAAAGAGATGGCTACTATTCTTAGTAAAATGCCTAAACCAAAACCACCTCCAAACAG tGAAGGAGAACAGGGTCCAAATGGTAGCCAGAACTCTAGTTATAGCCAATCTTAA